A window of the Henckelia pumila isolate YLH828 chromosome 3, ASM3356847v2, whole genome shotgun sequence genome harbors these coding sequences:
- the LOC140887279 gene encoding kihadalactone A synthase LFS-like isoform X2: protein MEEIFLQSKRFFDLPMEEKMKLLRNEKHRGYTPVFDQRLDPVNQIHGDYKEGYYIGIDMSEDDPDAQKPLYGPNVWPRADILPAWRETMEKYQQKALEVAKTVSRLIAQALDLKLDFFDQPEMLGKPSAVLRLLHYADQVSEPAKGIFGAGAHSDFGLITLLATDDVVGLQICRDKDANPQIWEYVPPLKGAFIVNLGDMLERWSNCIFRSTLHRVVCTGRERYSIAYFVEPNHDCIVECLPTCQSQKNPPMFPPIKCQDYLQMRYKDTHTDLNSYRVSK from the exons ATGGAGGAGATTTTCTTGCAAAGCAAAAGATTTTTTGATTTGCCAATGGAAGAAAAGATGAAGCTTTTAAGGAATGAAAAACATCGAGGCTATACTCCTGTTTTTGATCAACGTTTGGATCCTGTCAATCAGATACATG GAGACTATAAAGAGGGATATTACATTGGCATTGACATGTCTGAAGATGATCCTGATGCACAAAAACCATTATACGGGCCAAACGTGTGGCCGCGTGCAG ACATTTTGCCTGCATGGAGGGAAACTATGGAGAAGTATCAGCAGAAGGCACT TGAAGTAGCAAAAACTGTTTCACGGTTGATAGCTCAGGCACTTGATTTAAAACTTGACTTTTTTGACCAACCCGAAATGCTTGGAAAACCATCTGCAGTCTTGCGGCTGCTACATTATGCAG atcaagtttctgagcctGCAAAGGGAATATTTGGAGCTGGGGCACATTCTGATTTTGGTTTGATCACCCTTTTGGCTACAGACGACGTCGTTGGTCTTCAG ATATGTAGAGACAAGGATGCTAATCCTCAGATATGGGAATATGTCCCTCCATTAAAAGG GGCATTTATTGTAAATCTTGGTGATATGTTGGAACGCTGGAGCAATTGCATTTTCAG GTCTACCTTACACCGGGTAGTGTGTACTGGTCGAGAAAGATATTCG ATAGCTTACTTTGTCGAACCTAATCACGATTGCATCGTAGAATGCCTGCCTACATGCCAATCACAGAAGAATCCTCCAAT GTTTCCTCCAATCAAATGCCAAGATTACCTACAAATGAGGTACAAAGATACTCATACTGACTTGAACTCATACCGAGTTTCTAAATGA
- the LOC140888369 gene encoding uncharacterized protein has translation MVEMEKSPKEIGKKYWKMLKIMVYMVRKGLCKSKLVVDFHMLLSQQGKLASKAINKLILHNHNTYLSCRSENDVRMSFISPREYEFSCSNTPVCKNHRRGGGGEIVVVQKVFEILNDDDDYDYDTPVAASPCMPADKNHQVDKDAEAFINKFYKDLKNQKRIAATLESPSPYHKWSR, from the coding sequence atggtggaAATGGAAAAAAGCCCTAAAGAGATAGGCAAGAAATATTGGAAGATGCTGAAAATAATGGTGTACATGGTGAGAAAAGGGTTATGCAAGAGCAAGCTAGTGGTAGACTTTCACATGCTCCTCAGCCAACAAGGCAAGCTAGCCAGCAAGGCCATCAACAAGCTCATCCTCCACAACCACAACACCTACCTCTCGTGCCGCTCCGAAAACGACGTGCGCATGTCGTTCATCTCGCCCCGCGAGTACGAGTTCAGCTGCAGCAACACCCCCGTCTGCAAGAATCATCGCCGAGGCGGCGGCGGGGAGATTGTTGTGGTGCAAAAAGTGTTCGAGATCCTAAACGACGACGACGACTACGACTACGACACGCCGGTGGCGGCGTCCCCATGCATGCCGGCGGACAAAAACCACCAGGTGGACAAGGATGCGGAGGCGTTCATCAACAAGTTctacaaggatttgaagaaccagAAGAGAATAGCTGCGACTTTGGAATCTCCATCGCCATATCATAAATGGTCTCGATAG
- the LOC140888370 gene encoding pentatricopeptide repeat-containing protein At1g77170, mitochondrial codes for MKSFKKISLKHSRTQNVVFCHLNHNVATRSSLLDDLQNHSATVVPSRRPIHHAKEIALLVSNSTNLQQLRQVFGHVIRTHFMEWYPDSFHYNNISRTYGRLESYTESLHVYIMMCRAGITPDQFSLPVVLKAASQRLDIEFARQVHGVAVKFGLETDMYCESGLISMYCKAGDFENARNVFVNNTDRKLGSWNAIIGGLSQGGRAKDAIQMFVEMKESGFKPDDVTIVSVTSACGNLGDLNLAQQLHKFVFQVKDFVKSDLLMMNSLIDMYGKCGRMDLAHTVFGEMEQKNVSSWTSLIVGYSTHGHVSDALECFHLMTEAGVRPNHVTFVGVLSACVHGGLVQQGKHYFDIMTTIYGIRPLLPHYGCMVDLLGRAGLLHEAKSMVEQMPMKANVVIWGSLMGACEKYGDVQMGEWVSKHLVELEPENDGVFVALSNIYASHCMWEEVERMRQIMKQRKLAKIPAYSLPDGILIMKS; via the exons ATGAAGTCTTTCAAGAAAATTTCTCTCAAACATTCAAGAACTCAAAACGTAGTCTTTTGCCATTTGAATCACAATGTAGCCACACGCAGTTCGCTGTTGGATGATCTTCAAAACCATTCTGCCACCGTAGTCCCGTCTCGCCGACCAATTCATCATGCCAAAGAAATTGCGCTCCTTGTATCAAATTCTACCAATCTGCAACAACTTCGCCAGGTTTTTGGTCATGTGATTCGCACCCATTTTATGGAATGGTACCCGGATTCATTCCATTATAACAACATCAGTAGAACCTACGGGAGATTGGAATCATACACGGAATCATTGCATGTGTATATAATGATGTGTCGCGCTGGAATCACGCCTGATCAATTTTCACTGCCTGTTGTTTTGAAAGCGGCGAGCCAGAGGTTGGATATTGAGTTTGCAAGACAAGTGCATGGGGTAGCTGTGAAGTTTGGGCTGGAAACTGACATGTATTGTGAGAGCGGGTTGATTAGTATGTACTGTAAGGCGGGTGATTTTGAAAATGCTCGCAACGTGTTCGTGAATAACACTGACAGAAAACTGGGTTCTTGGAATGCTATCATAGGAGGGTTATCGCAAGGTGGGCGTGCAAAGGAtgccatacagatgtttgtggaaaTGAAAGAAAGTGGGTTTAAGCCTGATGATGTGACTATTGTTAGTGTCACTTCGGCCTGCGGTAATCTGGGTGACTTGAATTTAGCTCAACAGTTGCACAAATTTGTGTTTCAGGTAAAAGATTTCGTAAAATCTGATCTTCTCATGATGAATTCCCTTATAGATATGTATGGAAAATGTGGTCGAATGGACTTGGCGCATACGGTTTTCGGTGAAATGGAGCAGAAAAATGTGTCCTCCTGGACATCTCTAATCGTTGGCTATTCTACGCATGGGCATGTGAGTGATGCCCTCGAGTGTTTCCACCTTATGACAGAAGCTGGCGTTAGGCCGAATCACGTCACTTTCGTTGGAGTATTGAGTGCTTGTGTGCACGGGGGATTAGTCCAACAGGGGAAACATTATTTTGACATAATGACGACGATTTATGGGATTCGGCCATTGTTACCCCATTATGGGTGCATGGTGGATTTGCTCGGCCGTGCAGGGCTGCTCCACGAGGCCAAGTCTATGGTGGAGCAGATGCCGATGAAAGCTAATGTGGTGATATGGGGGAGTTTGATGGGTGCATGTGAAAAGTATGGAGATGTCCAGATGGGGGAATGGGTAAGTAAACATTTGGTGGAGTTGGAGCCAGAGAACGATGGGGTATTTGTGGCTCTGTCGAATATATATGCCAGCCATTGTATGTGGGAAGAAGTGGAGCGGATGAGGCAAATTATGAAGCAGAGAAAACTGGCCAAGATTCCTGCTTATAGCTTGCCTGATG GTATACTAATAATGAAGTCATGA
- the LOC140887281 gene encoding kihadalactone A synthase LFS-like isoform X2, giving the protein MEKYHQKALEVAKTVSRLIAQALDLKFDFFDQSEMLGKPIAVLRLLHYADEVSEPAKGIFGAGAHSDFGLITLLATDDVVGLQICRDKDANPQIWEYVPPLKGAFIVNLGDMLERWSNCTFRSTLHRVVCTGRERYSIAYFVEPNHDCIVECLPTCQSQKNPPMFPPIKCQDYLQMRYKDTHNDLNSYRVSK; this is encoded by the exons ATGGAGAAGTATCATCAGAAGGCACT TGAAGTAGCAAAAACTGTTTCACGGTTGATAGCTCAGGCACTTGATTTAAAATTCGACTTTTTTGACCAATCCGAAATGCTTGGAAAACCAATTGCAGTCTTGCGGCTGCTACATTATGCAG ATGAAGTTTCTGAGCCTGCAAAAGGAATATTTGGAGCTGGGGCACATTCTGATTTTGGTCTGATCACCCTTTTGGCTACAGACGATGTCGTTGGTCTTCAG ATATGTAGAGACAAGGATGCTAATCCTCAGATATGGGAATATGTCCCTCCATTAAAAGG GGCATTTATTGTAAATCTTGGTGATATGTTGGAACGCTGGAGCAATTGCACTTTCAG GTCTACCTTACACCGGGTAGTGTGTACTGGTCGAGAAAGATATTCG ATAGCTTACTTTGTCGAACCTAATCACGATTGCATCGTAGAATGCCTGCCAACATGCCAATCACAGAAGAATCCTCCAAT GTTTCCTCCGATCAAATGCCAAGATTACCTACAAATGAGGTACAAAGATACTCATAATGACTTGAACTCCTACCGAGTTTCTAAATGA
- the LOC140887279 gene encoding kihadalactone A synthase LFS-like isoform X1: MQRNKYISSADMSGKSRESASVSALNCIDLSSPDVQSSVSLLKQACLDTGFFYVINHEIGIEFMEEIFLQSKRFFDLPMEEKMKLLRNEKHRGYTPVFDQRLDPVNQIHGDYKEGYYIGIDMSEDDPDAQKPLYGPNVWPRADILPAWRETMEKYQQKALEVAKTVSRLIAQALDLKLDFFDQPEMLGKPSAVLRLLHYADQVSEPAKGIFGAGAHSDFGLITLLATDDVVGLQICRDKDANPQIWEYVPPLKGAFIVNLGDMLERWSNCIFRSTLHRVVCTGRERYSIAYFVEPNHDCIVECLPTCQSQKNPPMFPPIKCQDYLQMRYKDTHTDLNSYRVSK, encoded by the exons atgcaAAGAAACAAATACATATCAAGTGCAGATATGTCGGGGAAATCAAGAGAATCGGCCAGCGTCTCAGCTCTGAACTGCATCGATCTTTCTAGCCCTGACGTTCAGTCCTCCGTTTCACTCCTCAAACAG GCTTGCTTGGATACTGGATTCTTCTATGTTATCAATCATGAAATTGGCATTGAATTCATGGAGGAGATTTTCTTGCAAAGCAAAAGATTTTTTGATTTGCCAATGGAAGAAAAGATGAAGCTTTTAAGGAATGAAAAACATCGAGGCTATACTCCTGTTTTTGATCAACGTTTGGATCCTGTCAATCAGATACATG GAGACTATAAAGAGGGATATTACATTGGCATTGACATGTCTGAAGATGATCCTGATGCACAAAAACCATTATACGGGCCAAACGTGTGGCCGCGTGCAG ACATTTTGCCTGCATGGAGGGAAACTATGGAGAAGTATCAGCAGAAGGCACT TGAAGTAGCAAAAACTGTTTCACGGTTGATAGCTCAGGCACTTGATTTAAAACTTGACTTTTTTGACCAACCCGAAATGCTTGGAAAACCATCTGCAGTCTTGCGGCTGCTACATTATGCAG atcaagtttctgagcctGCAAAGGGAATATTTGGAGCTGGGGCACATTCTGATTTTGGTTTGATCACCCTTTTGGCTACAGACGACGTCGTTGGTCTTCAG ATATGTAGAGACAAGGATGCTAATCCTCAGATATGGGAATATGTCCCTCCATTAAAAGG GGCATTTATTGTAAATCTTGGTGATATGTTGGAACGCTGGAGCAATTGCATTTTCAG GTCTACCTTACACCGGGTAGTGTGTACTGGTCGAGAAAGATATTCG ATAGCTTACTTTGTCGAACCTAATCACGATTGCATCGTAGAATGCCTGCCTACATGCCAATCACAGAAGAATCCTCCAAT GTTTCCTCCAATCAAATGCCAAGATTACCTACAAATGAGGTACAAAGATACTCATACTGACTTGAACTCATACCGAGTTTCTAAATGA
- the LOC140887279 gene encoding kihadalactone A synthase LFS-like isoform X3, translating to MSEDDPDAQKPLYGPNVWPRADILPAWRETMEKYQQKALEVAKTVSRLIAQALDLKLDFFDQPEMLGKPSAVLRLLHYADQVSEPAKGIFGAGAHSDFGLITLLATDDVVGLQICRDKDANPQIWEYVPPLKGAFIVNLGDMLERWSNCIFRSTLHRVVCTGRERYSIAYFVEPNHDCIVECLPTCQSQKNPPMFPPIKCQDYLQMRYKDTHTDLNSYRVSK from the exons ATGTCTGAAGATGATCCTGATGCACAAAAACCATTATACGGGCCAAACGTGTGGCCGCGTGCAG ACATTTTGCCTGCATGGAGGGAAACTATGGAGAAGTATCAGCAGAAGGCACT TGAAGTAGCAAAAACTGTTTCACGGTTGATAGCTCAGGCACTTGATTTAAAACTTGACTTTTTTGACCAACCCGAAATGCTTGGAAAACCATCTGCAGTCTTGCGGCTGCTACATTATGCAG atcaagtttctgagcctGCAAAGGGAATATTTGGAGCTGGGGCACATTCTGATTTTGGTTTGATCACCCTTTTGGCTACAGACGACGTCGTTGGTCTTCAG ATATGTAGAGACAAGGATGCTAATCCTCAGATATGGGAATATGTCCCTCCATTAAAAGG GGCATTTATTGTAAATCTTGGTGATATGTTGGAACGCTGGAGCAATTGCATTTTCAG GTCTACCTTACACCGGGTAGTGTGTACTGGTCGAGAAAGATATTCG ATAGCTTACTTTGTCGAACCTAATCACGATTGCATCGTAGAATGCCTGCCTACATGCCAATCACAGAAGAATCCTCCAAT GTTTCCTCCAATCAAATGCCAAGATTACCTACAAATGAGGTACAAAGATACTCATACTGACTTGAACTCATACCGAGTTTCTAAATGA
- the LOC140887281 gene encoding azadirone synthase LFS-like isoform X1, translated as MSGKSSAQLAESASVSALNCIDLSSPDIQSSVSLLKQACLDTGFFYVINHGIGIEFMDEVFLQSKRFFDLPMEEKMKLLRNEKHRGYTPVFDEHLDPVNQIHGDYKEGYYIGIELSEDDPDAQKPFYGPNLWPRADILPAWRETMEKYHQKALEVAKTVSRLIAQALDLKFDFFDQSEMLGKPIAVLRLLHYADEVSEPAKGIFGAGAHSDFGLITLLATDDVVGLQICRDKDANPQIWEYVPPLKGAFIVNLGDMLERWSNCTFRSTLHRVVCTGRERYSIAYFVEPNHDCIVECLPTCQSQKNPPMFPPIKCQDYLQMRYKDTHNDLNSYRVSK; from the exons ATGTCGGGGAAGTCAAGCGCTCAACTTGCAGAATCGGCCAGCGTCTCAGCTCTGAACTGCATCGATCTTTCTAGCCCTGACATTCAATCCTCCGTTTCACTCCTCAAACAG GCTTGCTTGGATACTGGATTCTTCTATGTTATCAATCATGGAATTGGCATTGAATTCATGGACGAGGTTTTCTTGCAAAGTAAAAGATTTTTTGATTTACCAATGGAAGAAAAGATGAAGCTTTTAAGGAATGAAAAACATCGAGGCTATACTCCTGTTTTTGATGAACATTTGGATCCTGTCAATCAGATACATG GAGACTATAAAGAGGGATATTACATTGGCATTGAATTGTCCGAAGATGATCCTGATGCACAAAAACCATTCTACGGGCCAAACTTGTGGCCGCGTGCAG ACATCTTGCCTGCATGGAGGGAAACTATGGAGAAGTATCATCAGAAGGCACT TGAAGTAGCAAAAACTGTTTCACGGTTGATAGCTCAGGCACTTGATTTAAAATTCGACTTTTTTGACCAATCCGAAATGCTTGGAAAACCAATTGCAGTCTTGCGGCTGCTACATTATGCAG ATGAAGTTTCTGAGCCTGCAAAAGGAATATTTGGAGCTGGGGCACATTCTGATTTTGGTCTGATCACCCTTTTGGCTACAGACGATGTCGTTGGTCTTCAG ATATGTAGAGACAAGGATGCTAATCCTCAGATATGGGAATATGTCCCTCCATTAAAAGG GGCATTTATTGTAAATCTTGGTGATATGTTGGAACGCTGGAGCAATTGCACTTTCAG GTCTACCTTACACCGGGTAGTGTGTACTGGTCGAGAAAGATATTCG ATAGCTTACTTTGTCGAACCTAATCACGATTGCATCGTAGAATGCCTGCCAACATGCCAATCACAGAAGAATCCTCCAAT GTTTCCTCCGATCAAATGCCAAGATTACCTACAAATGAGGTACAAAGATACTCATAATGACTTGAACTCCTACCGAGTTTCTAAATGA